A single region of the Pararge aegeria chromosome 20, ilParAegt1.1, whole genome shotgun sequence genome encodes:
- the LOC120632571 gene encoding cytochrome P450 4C1-like produces MLWPLVVAVAIVVALWKYFSREENDLSRLPGPPSWPIVGSAMTFMGLPPEEVFKRISNLRNDYGDRVVITAFRRHILHTYKEEDIEIILSHSRNIKKGIAYRFMEPWLGTGLLISTGNKWHRRRKILTPAFHFDILKSFLKVFEEQSQSLVEALRQLNKEGTEVLDVIPFISDHMLYTICETAMGIKLDADKTETKVEYKKAILDIGAMVMERLTTFYLHSDFLFNLHPLGRRFAKSLAKVHSFADNVIMERKKAYDSGAVLNADNGEGKRRLALLDLLLESERKGEIDLEGIREEVNTFMFEGHDTTAIALSFGLMLLADHEEVQERIFEECKDIFSDSSHSISMSDLGEMKYLEAVIKEILRLYPSVPFIGREIVEDFMLGDIKVKKGSEVVVHIYDVQRRPELYPEPEAFKPERFLEADSRHSYAYVPFSAGPRNCIGQRFAKMEMKCVLSEIVRNFRLVPVKRGVRATLKTDIVLRCIEPIHVRFIPR; encoded by the exons ATGCTGTGGCCACTCGTCGTGGCAGTGGCGATAGTGGTCGCGCTGTGGAAGTATTTCAGCCGCGAGGAGAATGACTTGTCTCGGCTACCTGGACCGCCCAGTTGGCCAATTGTAGGCAGCGCCATGACCTTCATGGGCCTACCACCag AGGAAGTATTTAAGAGGATCAGTAATCTACGAAACGATTACGGAGATCGTGTCGTGATCACAGCTTTCCGCAGACACATCCTGCACACGTACAAAGAAGAGGATATCGAG ATAATTTTATCACATTCGAGGAACATCAAGAAAGGTATAGCTTACCGGTTTATGGAGCCCTGGCTTGGAACAGGTCTCCTCATCAGCACTG GTAACAAATGGCACAGGCGACGGAAGATATTGACTCCGGCTTTCCACTTTGACATCCTGAAGAGTTTCTTGAAGGTGTTCGAGGAGCAAAGTCAGAGCCTGGTGGAGGCACTTCGCCAGTTGAACAAGGAGGGCACTGAGGTTCTGGACGTCATACCATTTATAAGCGATCACATGCTTTATACCATTTGTG aaaCGGCTATGGGCATTAAATTGGATGCGGACAAAACCGAAACCaaagtggaatacaaaaaagcAATTTTAGACATTGGAGCTATGGTCATGGAGAGGCTCACAACCTTTTATCTTCATAGCGATTTCCTATTCAATCTGCATCCATTGGGCAGAAGGTTTGCCAAATCTTTGGCCAAAGTTCACTCCTTCGCGGACAATGTTATTATGGAAAGGAAAAAGGCGTATGATAGTGGTGCTGTTTTAAACGCTGATAATGGAGAGGGTAAACGGAGATTGGCACTCCTTGATTTGTTGTTAGAATCGGAGAGAAAGGGGGAAATAGATTTAGAGGGTATACGAGAAGAAGTCAATACGTTTATGTTTGAG GGCCATGACACTACGGCGATAGCTTTATCATTTGGATTGATGCTTTTAGCTGATCATGAAGAAGTACAG GAGCGTATTTTCGAAGAATGTAAAGACATATTTAGTGATTCGAGCCACAGCATCAGCATGTCCGACTTGGGCGAGATGAAGTACTTGGAGGCTGTTATAAAGGAGATACTTAGGCTTTACCCCAGTGTGCCCTTCATTGGCCGGGAAATAGTTGAAGATTTTATGTTAG gtGATATAAAAGTAAAGAAAGGCTCAGAAGTGGTAGTGCATATATACGATGTGCAGCGGAGGCCCGAACTGTACCCGGAGCCAGAGGCCTTTAAGCCGGAGAGATTTCTGGAGGCGGACTCTAGGCATTCTTATGCCTATGTGCCTTTTAGCGCTGGACCCAGAAACTGCATTG GACAACGTTTCGCTAAAATGGAGATGAAATGTGTGCTGAGCGAGATTGTTCGCAACTTCCGCCTGGTACCAGTGAAGAGGGGGGTCCGAGCCACGCTCAAGACAGACATAGTACTTCGCTGCATAGAACCCATTCATGTTCGGTTTATCCCACGCTAA
- the LOC120632805 gene encoding uncharacterized protein LOC120632805, protein MSLEKDDEGEPETLEEAGILEADVGARFDQQLAGIDPKLKVDIDPQAHRDLRPEMMFIREELRQAKLQTLAVRRTALKKHLLKDFMQEDCELKNIGLSYAPPDP, encoded by the exons atgtCTTTAGAGAAAGATGACGAGGGTGAACCAGAAACATTAGAAGAAGCTGGTATATTAGAAGCAGACGTAGGAGCGCGTTT TGACCAGCAACTCGCAGGCATAGACCCCAAGCTGAAGGTCGACATAGACCCGCAAGCACATCGCGACCTTCGCCCCGAGATGATGTTCATACGGGAGGAGCTCAGGCAGGCCAAGCTGCAGACTCTCGCT GTGCGACGTACAGCGCTGAAGAAACACTTATTGAAAGATTTCATGCAAGAGGACTGTGAGCTCAAGAACATTGGACTTTCTTATGCACCACCTGATCCATag